One Lacunisphaera limnophila DNA window includes the following coding sequences:
- a CDS encoding sodium ion-translocating decarboxylase subunit beta: MNLSDIANIFQGLTSFGHGPWPMIAARLGLIVLGGVLVYYGRKGVLEPLLMIPMGLGMAMVNAGVLFLDPTTAAVIARSTGQPVLADGTIPGTLMLAPFVERTDDLMYMLQIDFLQPIYTFAFSNGLIACLVFMGIGVLLDVGFLLARPFQSMFLALCAELGTVATFPIAVALGLNFNEAASIAMVGGADGPMVLFTSLKLAKHLFVPITVVAYLYLGLTYGGYPYLIRFLVPAKLRAIRPAPTKAVRISSGEKLAFAFVAGTFLCLLFPSASPLLLSLFVGVAVREAGLQYFTSMIENTLLYGATFFLGLLLGVLCEASTIFNPKVLLLLVLGIIALLLSGIGGIIGGYILYIATGRKFNPVIGIAGVSCVPSTAKVAQKEVSAVAPDVIILPEALGVNISGVITTAILTGIYVSLVPLLK, from the coding sequence ATGAACCTCTCCGACATCGCCAACATTTTCCAAGGCCTCACCTCGTTTGGCCACGGCCCCTGGCCGATGATCGCCGCGCGGCTCGGGCTCATCGTGCTCGGCGGCGTGCTCGTGTACTACGGGCGCAAGGGCGTGCTGGAACCGTTGCTGATGATCCCGATGGGTCTGGGCATGGCGATGGTGAACGCCGGCGTGCTGTTTCTCGATCCCACCACGGCGGCGGTCATTGCGCGCAGCACGGGACAGCCCGTCCTGGCGGATGGCACCATCCCGGGCACGTTGATGCTGGCGCCGTTTGTGGAGCGCACCGACGACCTGATGTACATGCTGCAGATCGATTTTCTGCAGCCGATCTACACTTTCGCGTTCAGCAACGGCCTCATCGCGTGCCTGGTATTCATGGGCATCGGCGTACTGCTCGACGTGGGTTTCCTGCTGGCGCGGCCGTTCCAGAGCATGTTTCTCGCACTCTGCGCCGAGCTCGGCACGGTGGCGACCTTTCCGATCGCCGTGGCCCTGGGCCTGAATTTCAACGAGGCCGCGTCCATCGCCATGGTGGGCGGGGCGGACGGCCCGATGGTGCTCTTTACGTCGCTGAAGCTGGCCAAGCACCTGTTCGTACCGATCACGGTGGTGGCCTACCTTTATCTCGGCCTGACCTACGGCGGTTATCCCTACCTGATCCGTTTTCTGGTCCCGGCCAAGCTGCGGGCGATCCGCCCGGCCCCGACCAAGGCGGTCCGGATTTCCTCCGGCGAGAAGCTGGCCTTCGCCTTCGTGGCGGGCACGTTCCTCTGCCTCCTTTTCCCGTCGGCCTCGCCGCTGCTGCTGTCGCTGTTTGTCGGCGTGGCGGTCCGCGAGGCGGGGCTGCAGTATTTCACCAGCATGATCGAGAACACGCTGCTCTACGGGGCCACGTTCTTCCTCGGGCTGCTGTTGGGGGTGCTGTGCGAGGCGAGCACGATCTTCAATCCCAAGGTGCTCCTGCTGCTCGTCCTTGGCATCATCGCGTTGCTGCTCTCGGGCATCGGCGGCATCATCGGCGGCTACATCCTGTACATCGCCACCGGGCGGAAGTTCAACCCGGTGATCGGTATCGCCGGGGTAAGTTGCGTGCCTTCCACCGCCAAGGTGGCGCAGAAAGAAGTCAGTGCCGTGGCGCCGGATGTCATCATCCTGCCGGAGGCGCTGGGGGTGAACATCAGCGGGGTGATCACGACCGCGATCCTCACCGGCATCTACGTTTCCCTCGTGCCGCTGCTCAAGTAA
- a CDS encoding biotin--[acetyl-CoA-carboxylase] ligase, producing the protein MPSAHEMTAGSGPAGEPMTAGGWKVAHHAVVESTQALARPLPAWSAVVADAQSAGRGQRDRSFTSDAGGLYVSAVVPFDGDALAWRGFALAIGRGVLNALTELGIEDLRLRWPNDLMIGPRKVGGILVEQGGPRTLLVGLGINITNRPWLTDHALRYVAGRLLDHTDRALTGPAQLLEPVLAGMRRAHQEFESRRLAGMAAVLNECWGVPRHVWLEAAGEVELAESQGAFAGIEQDGRVRLARPDGSVVSIPEHHIQRLIEVE; encoded by the coding sequence ATGCCCTCTGCCCATGAAATGACCGCGGGATCCGGCCCGGCCGGCGAGCCGATGACGGCCGGCGGCTGGAAAGTGGCGCACCATGCGGTCGTGGAGTCGACACAGGCACTGGCGCGGCCGCTCCCGGCGTGGTCGGCGGTCGTGGCAGACGCGCAGAGCGCCGGACGCGGGCAGCGGGATCGCAGCTTCACGTCCGATGCCGGCGGGCTTTACGTTTCGGCGGTCGTGCCCTTTGACGGCGATGCCCTGGCCTGGCGGGGGTTCGCCCTGGCGATCGGGCGCGGGGTGCTGAACGCGCTCACGGAGCTGGGGATCGAGGACCTGCGGCTGCGCTGGCCCAACGACCTGATGATCGGCCCGCGCAAGGTGGGCGGCATCCTGGTGGAGCAGGGCGGGCCGCGGACGCTGCTGGTCGGCCTGGGCATCAACATCACGAACCGGCCATGGCTGACGGACCATGCGTTGCGTTACGTGGCGGGGCGGTTGCTGGATCACACGGACCGGGCGCTGACCGGTCCGGCGCAATTGCTCGAGCCGGTGCTGGCAGGGATGCGCCGGGCCCACCAGGAATTCGAGTCGAGGCGGTTGGCCGGTATGGCGGCTGTCCTGAACGAATGCTGGGGGGTGCCCCGGCATGTGTGGCTGGAGGCGGCCGGTGAGGTGGAATTGGCGGAGTCGCAGGGGGCCTTTGCCGGCATCGAGCAGGACGGCCGGGTGCGGCTGGCCCGGCCGGACGGGTCGGTCGTGAGCATCCCGGAGCACCATATCCAGCGGCTGATCGAGGTGGAGTAG
- a CDS encoding biotin/lipoyl-containing protein translates to MKNLRVTVDGKIFNVSVEILGEPTAASAAPATPRAAAPAAPASAPAPAPAAAPAPVAARPAAGVPGEVLSPLSGKVVSIDVTLGQAVAEGAQLATVEAMKMNTYVFAPQAGKVTAILATPGSAIEEGRPLLVLG, encoded by the coding sequence ATGAAAAACCTCCGCGTCACGGTTGACGGCAAAATCTTCAATGTGTCGGTCGAAATCCTCGGCGAGCCGACGGCCGCATCGGCGGCTCCGGCTACACCGCGCGCTGCGGCTCCCGCCGCCCCTGCGAGTGCGCCGGCCCCGGCCCCGGCCGCCGCGCCGGCCCCCGTGGCCGCTCGTCCGGCCGCCGGCGTTCCCGGCGAAGTGCTGAGCCCCCTGTCGGGCAAGGTCGTCTCGATTGACGTCACCCTTGGCCAGGCCGTCGCGGAAGGCGCGCAACTCGCCACCGTCGAGGCGATGAAGATGAACACCTACGTATTCGCGCCGCAGGCCGGCAAGGTGACCGCGATCCTTGCCACGCCGGGTTCGGCCATCGAGGAAGGCCGGCCCCTGCTGGTTCTCGGCTGA